GCCCCAGCCATTGGCGATCAGCCTCGGCGACCAGGACCGGGACGTTTCCAAGACGGCGCGACCATTCCACCTGTACGCCAAACATGTGTGGATGGCTGGCGGCAATAGCTATTACAGAGCCATGGTCAAGGACCGATTCCACACCGCTGTCGTCGACATAACCCACTGGATCCCACAGCAGCGAGCCTGCGGGCGTTACCACGAGCTGGGCGGTCTGGCCGATCCCGACTTTTGGCTCCGTTCTGACCGCGAAGAGTCCGGGCTCGTTCTGTTCCAGCACCGTTTGCCGTCCAGTCCGGGCCAACTCGTCCAGAGTGAGCCATTGTTGTCCGTCCTCGGGCACGTACTGGCGTTCATCGGCGCAGATGGGGCATATGTCGGGCACAGGTTGGTCACGTTCGACGGCGCATGTTGCGCAGATCAGCATTGGGAGTCCTTTCCACAGCACTTCGTCTAAGGCTGTCCCGCCGGGTACCGCGAGATGATCACCATGCTTACTATTGTGGAGCAGCCGAAGTCGGAGAGGGACACCACACTAGGAGCGGACATGGCACTGAGCAAGGGAACACGCGTGGAGTGGAACACCCCGCAGGGCAAGACGCACGGAAAGATCGTGGAGAAGAAGACCAGCGACTTTGTACTGGACGGCAACAAGCACGTGGCCAGCGAAGACGAGCCGCAGTATGTGGTGGAGTCAGCGAAAACCGGTGCCGGGGCAGCGCACAAGGGCTCCGCATTGACCGAGAAGAGCTAGCGGAATGGCGCGCCAGCACGACGTCGTCATCATCGGCGGCGGCAATGGAGGCGTGTCGCTGGCTGCCCGTTTGCAGCGATACGGCGTCCAGGACATCGCCCTGATTGAACCAAAGGAGCACCATCTATACCAGCCCTTGTTCTCCCATATCGCCGGTGGCCGCGCGCGGGTCAAGGAGGCCGTCCGCAGCCAGGAATCCGTGACGCCAAAAGGCGTCGCATGGGTCAAGGACAAAGCAGTAGGCGTGGAGGCGAAAGCCAACTCGGTGACGTTGGCGTCCGGTGCCACTGTGAGCTACGGGCACCTGGTTGTATGCCCGGGGCTGCAGTACAACTGGGACGCGGTGCCGGGGCTGGGCGAGGCGGTGAACTCGCCGTACGGCTCCTCTCATTACGAGTTCGAGCTTGCGCCAAAACTGTGGACCCTCTTGAGCACCATGAAGTCCGGCACCGCCATCTTCACCATGCCGTCAGGGCCTGTTAAATGTGCCGGGGCCAGCCAAAAACCTATGTACCTGGCCTGTGACTACTGGAAGGAACACGGCGTCCTGGACAATATCCGGGTTGTCATGGTCCAGCCTTATCCCACAGTGTTCGGCATTCCCGAGGTTGACCGGGAGTTGGACCGCAAGATCGCCGAGTACGGAATCGAACTGCGGACAAACAGCGAGCTGGTGGCGGTGAACCCTGGCGGTCGCACGGCAACCATCCGAAACAACGCGGACAACACCTCCGAGGACCTCCTCTACGACGTCCTCAACGCCGTCCCGCCCCAGTCCGCGCCGGATTGGCTCAAAGCCACGGACTTGCCGGCAGCAGGGGACGAGTACGGCTTCGTGGAGGTGGACACGCAGACGTTGCGGCACTCCAGGTACCCAAATGTCTGGTCGCTGGGCGACGCTGCGGGAACCGCCAATTCGAAGGCCGGCGGTGCGCTGCGCAAGCAGACCAAGGTCCTGGCTAAAAATCTGATCTCGGCGCGCAAGGGCGAACCTCTGAGCCAAAAGTACAACGGATACTCCGTATGCCCTTTCACCGTTTCACGGAACACGGTGGTCTTTGCCGAGTTTGACCATCACTACAACCCCATGCCGACCATCCCGAAGGTACCCACATGGAAGGAAAGCCGGATTTCCTGGTGGGTGGACCGCGACATGTTCCCGCAGGTGTACTGGAACCTGATCCTCAAAGGCCGGGCCTAGCAGGCGCCAAGAGACCGGTCAGGCATTAGGCCGGACCGGTCTCTTGTGGTGAATCCAGTGTTGTGAACCTAGGCGGGCTGGATATTCTCCGCCTGCGGACCCTTAGGCCCCTGCGTGATGTCGAACTGGACCTTCTGGTTCTCCTCCAGCGAGCGGTAACCGCTCGACGTAATCGCTGAGTAGTGAGCAAACACGTCCGGGCCTCCATCGTCCGGGGCGATGAATCCGAAACCCTTTTCAGCGTTAAACCACTTGACTGTTCCTGTTGCCATGCCTTTATTTCCTTCACCCGGTCGCTGGTCGGTCCCGCTGGTCGGTTTGCCGTCCCTGCCACTCACGATATGAGCCTATGGGCCGCTTCGGCTGGGGGCAACACATTTGGCGGAGTCGTGTACGCGTAGGCAATAGGAGCGCACGACGGCGGGAGGCCGCCGTCGTGCGCTTGTTGCCTTTGCCGGGTCTGCTTCAGGGCAGCCGGGAAGCGTCACGCTTTTGGCGTGCGTTGCTTGGGGTCTGCCGCTTCTGTGCGGCGCAGCAGGCGGAGTGCGAGCAACGGAAACAGGAGTACCGAGAGCATCCCCGCACCTATGAGGGCTGAGGAGATTCCGCTGGTGATGTATCCGTGCTCCCGGCCGATGGTTGTCACAGCCACGATGATGGGCAAAGCCGTGGCTCCGAACAGCAGAAGGGCCTGTTTGTCCGCCCGCGAGGAGCCCGGGGGCGTGGCGAGCAATGACGGCACGCCACGGATGAGCAGCAGCAGCGACAGGAACAGCGGGACCATGGCCAAGGTCAGGGGGCTGGAGGTCAGGGCGCCCAGGTCGAAGTCGATGCCCGTATCGATGAAGAAGATGGGCACCAGGAAACCAAAGGCGACGGCGTCAATTTTGGTCTCGATGACTTTCCGGTCTGCAACAGGAGCGCGTGCGATGGTGACCTTCCAGAGGACGCCTGCGGCGAATGCACCCAGCAGCATATCGAGTCCCAGGACCATGCTGAGCACCACCAGCGAGCTGAGAATCAGCAGGATGGACCGCATGGCGAACTGGCTGCTGGTGTGCAACGTGGCAGTGACTTGGGCATGAAACAGCGTGTGCCGTGCTTGCGAGGCAAGGTAGATGGCCACGCCGGTTAGGAGGACGAACCCCAGAAGCACTCCTGATGCCACGCCGAGTTGCTTGCCGCTGAAGAACAATGAAATGGCTATGAGCGGACCAAACTCGCCGGCCGCGCCCAGGGCGGTCGCGGCGACACCGATCGGCGACTTGGAGGCGCCGGCGTCCCGGAGGATCGGGAGCAAAGCGCCCAAAGCGGTGGAGCACAAAGCAACACCGATGATCACGGCGGCTTCAGGTGAAGGCCCCAGGACAAAACCTGCCCCGATGCCGGCGGCCAAGGAGATGACCCACCCCGCAGAGGCACGGTAAATGGGACGGCCGCGGATTGCCGCGAAGTCAATCTCGTTGCCGGCAACGAAGAACAGCATGGCAAGCCCGAAATCAGCCAACGTGTCCGTGAAGGGAGTGGACTGGACCCATCCCAGAACGCTTGGGCCGAACAGGATGCCAAGAACAATTTCAAAGACCACAATGGGCACTTTGACCCAACGATCCAAGAGCCGTGTAGCAACGGGTGCCAGCACAGCCAACACGGCGATGAGGACCAGTGACGCGGACAAGCCTTGCATCGGCAGTGCCTCCGGTACCTCGGCTGCTTCAAGGAAAAGTACTCCAAAGCTACCGCCACCAACCCTCGTGCGCCATAAGTCCGGCGCCCGAACTGCAGGTTCCGGGTTCCGCGGGAAACCCTGAAGCAGCATACTGATTCGAAGAAGACGCCACCGGCTCGCAGCATCCGCCGCGGTCCATGCGAAGGAGTGCATCGTGGGAATTCTTACCGCCAACCTGTTCATCACCCTTGACGGGGTCTACCAGGCACCCGGCGGCCCTGAGGAGGACAGGGGCGGGGGCTTCGAGTTTGGTGGCTGGCAGGCAGCATATTTTGACGATGAGACGGGCGAAGCCATTGGGGCAGGCATCGACCGCATGGATGCCCTGTTGCTGGGACGGAAAACCTACGACATATTCGCGGGATTTTGGCCTCAGCAGAAAGACCACATTGGCGAGACCTTCAATGCCCTGCCCAAGTTTGTGGTGTCTCGAACCCTGACTCGGCCTGAATGGGAGGGGACCACGGCCTTGTCAGAGGTTTCTGAACTGGCCGAACTGAAGGAACAATTCGACGACATCCACATGTTCGGCAGCGGCCACCTCATCCGCTCGCTGCTGGAGGCCGATCTCCTCGATCGACTGAACCTTTTCCTCTACCCGCTCACCTTCGGCTCGGGAAAGCGACTGTTTGACGACGGCTCCGGCGTCCCCGCTGCTTTCAGGTTCGCCCAACCACCCGTGGCGTTCCCGAAAGGTGCCGTCCTGCTGTCCTACGAGCGTTCCGGAGAGCCGATTACGGGCATCACCATCGGGCAAGGCTAGCCACTCACCGAAATGTCGCAGATCCTGGCCCTCTTCAGGATCCTGGCCGGCCTGGCCACTCCTTGCCCGCCCACGGGTCATAGTCTGCGATCAACTCCTCCTGAGCCGGTCGTCGGTCTTCCGGGATGTGTTGGAGATTCACCCGCACCCGGTACCAAAGCGAACTCGATCCCCGCATCCCGTCCACCAGGACGTCGGCGGGGTGCAGGAAGGAGACAACGCCTGCGTGCCGGGACTTCCACTCCTCAAGTGCTGCCCCGGCCTCGGGCTTGGTCTTGGTCCGGGCCACCTCGATGAGGGGCATCATTGACACCCGGCGACCCGAGCCATCGCCTGCTCTGGGGGCTTTCTCGGCCGGGCCGAGCTCGGCAGCCAAGGCCAAGAGTCCATCGAGCGAACCGGGAGCTTCATCGATTCCTGCGTGAGGGTCGCCCAGATCCGAGAAACGCGCAGGTACTGTGCGGACCGTGAACTGCTCCGGCCGGGCGGAGCGCACCTCGTCCCACGTGAGCGGCGTCGAGACTCGGGCGTCGGGCCTGGAACGGACCGAGTACGCGGAAGCTACGGTGCGGTCCTTGGCGTTCTGGTTAAAGTCGACGAAGACGCTCTCACCCCGCTCCTCCTTCCACCATTTGGCCGTTGCCAGCCCCGGAGCACGGTTCTCCACTTCGCGGGCAAGGGTCTCCGCGGCGAGGCGCACATCCCGGTAAGACCACTGCGGCGTGATGCGAACCAGAATGTGAAGACCGCGGGAGCCACTCGTCTTTGGCCAGCCCACCAGCCCGACGTCGTCCAGCACTTCTTGTGCCACATACGCGGTGTCCACGATCCGGGACCAGTCGACGCCGGGCATCGGGTCCAGGTCCACCCGAAGTTCGTCCGGATGGTCGAGGTCCTCCGCGCGTACGGGGTGCGGGTTGAGATCCAGGCACCCCAGATTCACCACCCACGCGAGGCCTGCCGCATCGCGGATGACTGTTTCCTCGGCGGAGGTACCGGACGAGTAGTGGAGAGTTGCCGTGTCAATGAAGTCGGGGTGGTTTTCGGGCACGCGTTTCTGGAAGAACGGTTCAGCATCGATGCCCTTGGGGAAGCGTTTGAGCACCATGGGGCGGCCGCCCGCGCCGCGCAGCGCACCGTCCGCGACTGCGAGGTAGTAGTTCACAAGATCCAGCTTGGTCAGCCCGGGCTCGGGAAACACCACTTTGTCCGGGTTGGAGATGCGGACCTCGTTGCCGGCGATGTCGAGGATCTCAGCCGGGGACTTCGACGGGTTCATGCGGCCACGCTAGCAATGAACAGCCCTCCCAGCCAGAGTCGCGGCGGGGAAAAGCATGGAAAGCCCATTGGCGTGAAGCGCTGAATTCCGCAACTGGCTTTAAAAATATAAGTGGGTATGGTGTTGTCATATCCAAAATACTGAAGGAGCCTAAAATGTCT
This genomic interval from Paenarthrobacter aurescens TC1 contains the following:
- a CDS encoding pyridine nucleotide-disulphide oxidoreductase domain protein (identified by match to protein family HMM PF07992), whose amino-acid sequence is MARQHDVVIIGGGNGGVSLAARLQRYGVQDIALIEPKEHHLYQPLFSHIAGGRARVKEAVRSQESVTPKGVAWVKDKAVGVEAKANSVTLASGATVSYGHLVVCPGLQYNWDAVPGLGEAVNSPYGSSHYEFELAPKLWTLLSTMKSGTAIFTMPSGPVKCAGASQKPMYLACDYWKEHGVLDNIRVVMVQPYPTVFGIPEVDRELDRKIAEYGIELRTNSELVAVNPGGRTATIRNNADNTSEDLLYDVLNAVPPQSAPDWLKATDLPAAGDEYGFVEVDTQTLRHSRYPNVWSLGDAAGTANSKAGGALRKQTKVLAKNLISARKGEPLSQKYNGYSVCPFTVSRNTVVFAEFDHHYNPMPTIPKVPTWKESRISWWVDRDMFPQVYWNLILKGRA
- a CDS encoding putative cold shock protein — protein: MAGTANRPAGPTSDRVKEIKAWQQEQSSGLTLKRVSDSSPRTMEARTCLLTTQRLRRAVTARWRRTRRSSSTSRRGLRVRRRRISSPPRFTTLDSPQETGPA
- a CDS encoding putative Na+/H+ antiporter (identified by match to protein family HMM PF00999), coding for MMNRLAVRIPTMHSFAWTAADAASRWRLLRISMLLQGFPRNPEPAVRAPDLWRTRVGGGSFGVLFLEAAEVPEALPMQGLSASLVLIAVLAVLAPVATRLLDRWVKVPIVVFEIVLGILFGPSVLGWVQSTPFTDTLADFGLAMLFFVAGNEIDFAAIRGRPIYRASAGWVISLAAGIGAGFVLGPSPEAAVIIGVALCSTALGALLPILRDAGASKSPIGVAATALGAAGEFGPLIAISLFFSGKQLGVASGVLLGFVLLTGVAIYLASQARHTLFHAQVTATLHTSSQFAMRSILLILSSLVVLSMVLGLDMLLGAFAAGVLWKVTIARAPVADRKVIETKIDAVAFGFLVPIFFIDTGIDFDLGALTSSPLTLAMVPLFLSLLLLIRGVPSLLATPPGSSRADKQALLLFGATALPIIVAVTTIGREHGYITSGISSALIGAGMLSVLLFPLLALRLLRRTEAADPKQRTPKA
- a CDS encoding RibD C-terminal domain protein (identified by match to protein family HMM PF01872), with translation MGILTANLFITLDGVYQAPGGPEEDRGGGFEFGGWQAAYFDDETGEAIGAGIDRMDALLLGRKTYDIFAGFWPQQKDHIGETFNALPKFVVSRTLTRPEWEGTTALSEVSELAELKEQFDDIHMFGSGHLIRSLLEADLLDRLNLFLYPLTFGSGKRLFDDGSGVPAAFRFAQPPVAFPKGAVLLSYERSGEPITGITIGQG
- a CDS encoding conserved hypothetical protein (identified by match to protein family HMM TIGR02778) codes for the protein MNPSKSPAEILDIAGNEVRISNPDKVVFPEPGLTKLDLVNYYLAVADGALRGAGGRPMVLKRFPKGIDAEPFFQKRVPENHPDFIDTATLHYSSGTSAEETVIRDAAGLAWVVNLGCLDLNPHPVRAEDLDHPDELRVDLDPMPGVDWSRIVDTAYVAQEVLDDVGLVGWPKTSGSRGLHILVRITPQWSYRDVRLAAETLAREVENRAPGLATAKWWKEERGESVFVDFNQNAKDRTVASAYSVRSRPDARVSTPLTWDEVRSARPEQFTVRTVPARFSDLGDPHAGIDEAPGSLDGLLALAAELGPAEKAPRAGDGSGRRVSMMPLIEVARTKTKPEAGAALEEWKSRHAGVVSFLHPADVLVDGMRGSSSLWYRVRVNLQHIPEDRRPAQEELIADYDPWAGKEWPGRPGS